A stretch of DNA from Spirosoma endbachense:
CTTGGTCTGCTCAGTATTGCGGCCGCTATTGGCTATACCAATGGGAAGCGTCCTTATGGCTATGCTGGTTTTGGCGATATCGCCGTTTTGATTTTCTTCGGCTGGGTAGGTGTGTTGGGGACGTATTTTCTGCATACGTTATCGTTCAGCCCGATTCTGCTTCTGCCCGCTACCAGCGTTGGCTTGTTCGCTACGGGTGTGCTGAATATCAATAATATCCGTGATATAGAAACTGATACGCTGACCGGTAAACGTTCAATTCCGGCGAGACTGGGTTTACAACTGGCCATCCGTTACCATTGGGGGCTGCTACTTACCGGTATGTTTTGTGCGCTGGCTTATTCCTTCCTGACCGATGCCACGTTATCGGGGTATAGCTATGTGCTTGCTTTTCCCTTGTTCGTGCTGAACGGGCGGGCTGTTGCTACCCACAAACGTCCGGCCGAGCTTAACGCCCGACTTGGCCAACTTGCCTTATCAACCCTGCTGTTTGTAATTCTGTTCGGTATCAGCCAGGTGCTATGAGTGTTGCCGTTCAGAGGTATACAAGCTCGAATGGCTACTCATTATCAACGGCCAGAACCCGATGCATTTTGAGAAGGTGACGCACTGGCCAGTCGGTATGGTTATAGGTTTCAAACTGAGACCGTCTGACCGATAACAGGCGCTCAATTCGTCGACGCTCACTTTCGTGCATAATTGTCCACCGATTGGGCAACTCATGGAGAAGTTGATTCATTTGATGGCAGGCAGTTGTTGGCACATTGAAAAAAGCAGCTAATCGTTCTACTTCCGAGAGTTTCCAGAGGTCAGGTTTTGCACGACGATTACGCACAGCTCCGCTGCTAAGACCTATAAGCGTACTTAATTGTTCATCGTTAAGCCGGCATTCACGAAGTCGCCACATGACAGATTGATAACTATTAACAAAGGATCGAAGTGTGTTTTGTAAAGATTCCATCAAGGCTGTGTTGTGATTTAGAAGATGAACAGGCAGAAACTATCTGGCTTACTTGAAATCGGCTGCCAGAATGGACGAATAGGTCTTGCATTATCCCTTACAAGTTTCGTGCCGACTGTCTATTTATTAGGACTTTATGTAACATTCATTATCAGTCGTAACAGAAAGCTCTGCTGTGATACCCCAGGACCGATAAACTAAAAAGGTCGCCCTTACGCAAGGCGACCTTTTTAGTTTATGAATAACCTATTTGTATTGTTAGTTAACGGCTTACGCACGCTCGACTTTAACCCGAAGTTGAAATTCATCCATCTCA
This window harbors:
- a CDS encoding 1,4-dihydroxy-2-naphthoate polyprenyltransferase, producing the protein MKSWIAAARPRTLPLALASIILGSFLAAGSSTTTGHFSWQIALLAALTTICLQILSNFANDYGDAVSGKDTELRVGPRRAVATGDITKEAMMRGIIVTAVLSLISGIWLLVVAFFDAGPKLFWFFLVLGLLSIAAAIGYTNGKRPYGYAGFGDIAVLIFFGWVGVLGTYFLHTLSFSPILLLPATSVGLFATGVLNINNIRDIETDTLTGKRSIPARLGLQLAIRYHWGLLLTGMFCALAYSFLTDATLSGYSYVLAFPLFVLNGRAVATHKRPAELNARLGQLALSTLLFVILFGISQVL